Proteins encoded in a region of the Schistocerca gregaria isolate iqSchGreg1 unplaced genomic scaffold, iqSchGreg1.2 ptg000925l, whole genome shotgun sequence genome:
- the LOC126325537 gene encoding uncharacterized protein LOC126325537 isoform X1 — protein MDCASPPMDSSNIHENIYFSSHATLLSWVDQIRKLCTPEKVYWCDGSEKEYNTLCDKLVNSGTFVRLNPAIRPNCFVARTDERDTSRPDEKAILSSRNQSDVGPTNSWMHPEELKPKLESLFRGCMRGRTMYVIPFCMGPLKSPYSRIGVEITDSPYVVVNMRIVTRIGKEVLSQLSTNDSFIPCIHSVGYPLVSSQHEDVPWPCNPDKLIVAHFIEEPSIWSYGSGFGGNAMLSKRSLGLRIASYMGTKKPSWLTTHCSILSLTSPEGKKFYLANGFLTGTSKTNIAFLVSNLPGWTQKCISDEISWMNVGEDGKLYAINPENGFFGVATGTNDFTNRSMMDAMQSNTIFTNVAVTPDGDVWWEGKTKDIPAKLIDWRGNEWTPDCGRKAAHPNSRYTIPAAQCPIIDPEWDNPNGVPISAFLFAHRRATTVPVVYEAFSWNHGVFMASTLSVDAYVTRDRLVPAHRDAFSMTSFCGTDINKYLSQWLEYRRYLGYSSPRIFSVNWFIEDTSAFSFGESGTYSSKNKYLWPGYDENIRILKWICERIDGSMDAHRTAIGYVPLPRSLDLTGLSISFDNLQQLLRVCPESWMQEVQSIKEYFGTFGPNFPQELMNQLNQLEKRLDFAEGKPFTHNEKLLKWVDEITSLCRPAKVYWCTGTTAEYDYLCSQLVESRTFIPLNSKMRPNSYLARSDPRDVSRIDERLFVCSKDESLAGLTNNWADPGQMKKRLEKLFDGCMEGRTLYVIPFCMGPLSSPYSKFGVEITDSAYVVVNMHIMSHIGIKVLTSMGDAPFVRCLHSVGVPLKPGQVDVPWPCNPDNTVIAHFPDEPMVISYGSGYGGNALLGKKCYALRIASVLARKEGWLAEHMLILGITSPEGKKYYIGAAFPSTCGKTNLAMLVPTLPGWTARCVGDDIAWMHIGNDGQLRAINPEAGFFGVAPGTSELSNPSAMRTIQKNTIFTNVALTPDGDVWWEGMTKQIPEVLTDWTGNTWTPDCGRKAAHPNSRYTAPAYQCPVIDPEWENPNGVPISAIVFGSRRSTLMPLVTEAFSWQHGIFMGSTTCIDDDGSQGEQGRIQRDPFAMLPFCGYNMGDYFNHWLHFRKNLGYNSPKIYHVNWFLRNEKGQLLWPGFGENSRVLKWICERIGRNPTGKAVKTPVGYIPVPGALDLNGIDMAAETLNQLFHIDVEMWKKECAQLREFYKKFGSHMPEIIYQELKGLENRLSVTDSVCTSTNRHLLAWVEEIQRLCNPSRVHWCTGTEAEYQELCASMVASGTLIKLNERIRPNCYLARSDPRDVARVESKTFICSAKEEDAGPTNNWLAPDVMKKRLNGLLEGCMEGRTMYVIPFCMGPVGSPYSKYGVQITDSPYVVANMKIMTRIGTKILNLITEDQFYLRCLHSVGMPLKPGQADIPWPCNPDNTVIAHFPDEPMVISYGSGYGGNALLGKKCYALRIASVLARKEGWLAEHMLILGITSPEGKKYYICAAFPSACGKTNLAMLVPTLPGWTVRCVGDDIAWMHIGNDGQLRAINPEAGFFGVAPGTSELSNPSAMRTIQKNTIFTNVALTPDGDVWWEGMTKQIPEVLTDWTGNTWTPDCGRKAAHPNSRYTAPAYQCPVIDPEWENPNGVPICALLFGGRREHLLPLIMEAYIWEQGVLMASVISSEQTAAAEGTQGQIRRDPFAMLPFCGYNMGDYFNHWVDFRKNLGYLSPKIFYVNWFRKEGDSYLWPGFGENSRVLKWICERVDGVGKARATPIGYMPTHDALDLGGLDVSIETIHKLTYVDEQAWLKEIPSIRSFFAKFSDRLPKAFTEILDNLELRLKRATEAPTADPKLLAWVEEVQRLCEPARVVWCNGTAEEYNELCDLLVSSGTFTRLNEKLRPHSFLARTNPLDARREVERNYLCTPNRDEAGPGNIWADPNETKQKLRQLFKGSMRGRTMYVVPFTLGPWGSTHCRTCVQITDSPYAVANVHLLTRMGTPVLDSITGLKQYIQVVHSMGRPLIRDDGVAVPDVSWPCDLNNRLIAHFPQEMSCWSYGSNFGSNALPTRISVGLRISSAMGYKEGWFAERMAILSITSPNGPKHHVAFAAPRGCGKTNVAMLVPVIPGWTVRCLSDELAWLYVGEDNRLWAINPETGLFDGAMSKSYSTNKSAMTTVKKNSIFINTAMTLDGDVWWEGMTPEPPSELIDWTGNRWNPSFDTPAAHPNARYTTHLSNCPVVDPDWNNPNGVPISAIIFGNRRSSVLPWACEAPSWERGVFYGSILSSEFSEIRQSDPSSIGIRDENNPNVLRQPFAMYGHTGYNICDYFSHWLSLRKHLGYSVPKIFFVNWFRKSSASGKILWPGFNENSRILKWIYQRITNEVNATKTPIGFVPSSSSLDLRGLDISFGDVHQGLKVDEEELRSEVSNIEALYKKLGSRMPSGLWTELNYLKSDLRMKV, from the exons ATGGATTGCGCCTCCCCACCTATGGATTCTTCTAATATTCATGAAAATAT TTATTTTTCAAGCCATGCTACCTTACTTTCTTGGGTTGATCAGATTCGAAAACTGTGCACACCAGAAAAGGTATATTGGTGTGATGGAAGTGAAAAGGAGTACAATACTTTGTGCGATAAATTAGTGAATTCGGGTACTTTTGTTCGATTAAATCCAGCCATTCGGCCCAACTGTTTCGTTGCAAGAACAGACGAACGCGACACTAGTCGCCCAGATGAAAAGGCCATATTGAGCAGTCGAAATCAATCCGATGTCGGCCCTACCAATTCATGGATGCACCCTGAGGAATTAAAGCCCAAACTTGAAAGCTTATTTAGAGGCTGCATGCGAGGAAGGACTATGTATGTGATTCCTTTTTGTATGGGGCCTCTTAAATCACCCTACTCTAGAATTGGCGTTGAAATCACCGATTCTCCCTACGTAGTAGTTAATATGAGAATCGTTACACGCATTGGTAAAGAGGTGCTATCTCAGCTTTCTACCAATGACTCGTTTATACCGTGTATTCACTCTGTCGGATACCCGCTGGTCTCGAGCCAACATGAGGATGTGCCATGGCCGTGCAATCCAGACAAACTGATTGTGGCCCATTTTATTGAAGAACCATCCATTTGGTCTTATGGCTCTGGATTTGGTGGAAACGCGATGCTTTCTAAACGTTCATTGGGTCTTAGAATCGCTTCTTATATGGGAACCAAGAAACCAAGCTGGCTCACTACTCATTGCAGTATTTTGAGTTTAACCTCTCCTGAGGGGAAGAAATTCTATCTTGCTAATGGGTTTTTGACGGGAACATCCAAAACGAATATAGCTTTTTTGGTCTCAAATCTTCCAGGATGGACACAAAAGTGTATTAGCGACGAAATTTCGTGGATGAATGTTGGAGAAGATGGCAAGCTTTATGCGATAAATCCAGAGAATGGCTTCTTTGGCGTGGCTACGGGCACAAACGATTTTACTAATCGCTCAATGATGGATGCCATGCAATCCAATACAATTTTTACCAATGTTGCCGTAACTCCAGATGGCGATGTGTGGTGGGAAGGGAAGACGAAGGATATTCCTGCCAAACTTATTGATTGGAGAGGCAATGAGTGGACGCCGGATTGCGGCCGAAAGGCGGCACATCCAAATTCTCGGTACACGATACCCGCGGCTCAGTGCCCAATTATTGATCCTGAGTGGGACAATCCCAATGGCGTCCCGATTTCTGCATTTTTGTTTGCGCATCGCCGAGCTACTACAGTTCCCGTGGTATACGAAGCCTTCTCCTGGAATCACGGAGTCTTTATGGCTTCAACGTTGTCTGTTGATGCCTACGTCACCAGAGATAGACTGGTTCCTGCTCATAGGGACGCATTTTCAATGACTTCGTTCTGTGGTACAGACATCAACAAGTATCTATCACAATGGCTTGAATACCGAAGGTACCTTGGGTATTCGAGTCCGCGTATATTTTCAGTAAACTGGTTCATTGAGGATACCTCCGCGTTCTCTTTTGGTGAATCTGGTACATATTCTTCGAAAAATAAGTATTTGTGGCCAGGATATGACGAGAACATTAGGATTTTGAAATGGATTTGCGAGCGCATTGATGGCAGCATGGACGCTCATCGTACAGCCATAGGGTATGTGCCGCTGCCTCGATCCTTGGATCTCACCGGGTTATCTATATCTTTCGACAACTTGCAACAGCTACTCCGAGTCTGCCCAGAATCTTGGATGCAGGAGGTTCAAAGCATTAAAGAATATTTTGGAACGTTTGGTCCGAATTTTCCGCAGGAACTTATGAACCAGCTGAATCAGCTTGAAAAGAGGCTTGATTTCGCCGAAGGAAAGCCATTCACACACAACGAAAAGCTGTTGAAATGGGTCGATGAGATTACTAGTTTGTGCAGGCCGGCTAAGGTTTATTGGTGCACAGGGACCACAGCCGAATACGATTATTTGTGTTCACAGCTCGTTGAATCTCGAACTTTCATTCCGCTTAATTCGAAAATGCGACCCAACTCTTACTTGGCTCGATCTGACCCGCGAGATGTCTCGAGAATTGACGAAAGACTGTTCGTATGTTCCAAGGATGAATCTTTGGCAGGCCTTACAAATAATTGGGCAGATCCAGGACAAATGAAAAAAAGGCTCGAAAAATTATTTGATGGCTGTATGGAGGGTAGAACCCTATATGTTATTCCTTTCTGCATGGGGCCTCTATCCTCTCCATATTCTAAGTTTGGGGTCGAGATTACGGATTCTGCATACGTTGTAGTAAACATGCATATTATGTCCCATATAGGAATCAAGGTGCTTACTTCTATGGGCGATGCGCCGTTTGTACGTTGTTTGCATTCGGTGGGTGTGCCTCTGAAGCCGGGACAGGTGGACGTTCCTTGGCCGTGCAATCCGGACAACACGGTTATTGCGCACTTCCCGGACGAGCCGATGGTTATTTCGTATGGGTCTGGGTACGGAGGCAACGCGTTGCTTGGGAAGAAGTGCTACGCGCTTCGCATTGCATCGGTGCTGGCTCGAAAGGAGGGCTGGTTGGCGGAGCATATGTTGATACTTGGCATTACTTCGCCGGAAGGGAAGAAGTACTATATAGGTGCCGCGTTTCCGAGCACGTGTGGGAAGACCAATTTGGCGATGTTGGTACCTACGTTACCAGGGTGGACGGCTCGATGCGTGGGCGACGACATCGCGTGGATGCACATAGGGAATGATGGGCAACTGCGAGCGATCAACCCTGAGGCAGGGTTTTTCGGCGTGGCGCCGGGCACGTCGGAGCTGTCGAATCCGTCGGCGATGCGTACGATACAGAAGAACACGATATTTACGAATGTGGCACTGACGCCGGACGGAGACGTATGGTGGGAGGGCATGACAAAACAAATACCGGAGGTATTGACGGATTGGACGGGGAACACGTGGACGCCGGACTGTGGTCGAAAGGCGGCGCACCCGAATTCTCGATATACGGCGCCGGCGTATCAATGTCCTGTGATAGATCCTGAATGGGAGAACCCCAACGGGGTGCCCATTTCCGCTATTGTGTTTGGCAGCCGTAGAAGCACTTTGATGCCTCTTGTCACCGAGGCCTTTTCGTGGCAACATGGCATCTTTATGGGTTCGACAACATGCATTGATGACGACGGTTCCCAAGGGGAGCAAGGGCGGATACAACGGGATCCGTTCGCGATGTTGCCGTTCTGCGGCTACAACATGGGTGATTACTTTAACCACTGGCTACATTTCCGAAAGAACCTGGGCTACAACTCGCCGAAGATATACCACGTTAATTGGTTTTTGAGAAATGAAAAGGGTCAATTGCTATGGCCTGGATTTGGGGAAAATTCTCGTGTGCTGAAATGGATTTGCGAGCGTATCGGCAGAAATCCAACTGGAAAAGCAGTCAAAACGCCTGTTGGGTATATTCCAGTACCGGGCGCACTCGACTTAAATGGGATTGATATGGCAGCTGAGACGTTGAATCAACTATTTCATATTGACGTTGAGATGTGGAAAAAGGAGTGTGCGCAACTTCGAGAATTTTATAAGAAGTTCGGCAGTCACATGCCCGAAATAATTTACCAGGAGTTAAAAGGACTAGAAAACCGACTTAGCGTGACGGATTCAGTATGCACCTCGACCAACAGGCACCTTCTTGCCTGGGTCGAAGAAATTCAACGGCTATGCAACCCCAGCAGAGTGCACTGGTGTACCGGAACGGAAGCCGAGTACCAGGAGTTGTGCGCTTCTATGGTGGCGAGCGGTACTCTGATTAAGCTGAACGAGAGGATTCGGCCCAATTGTTATCTCGCCCGCTCCGATCCCAGAGACGTGGCAAGGGTCGAAAGTAAAACGTTTATCTGCAGTGCGAAGGAAGAAGACGCAGGTCCGACTAACAATTGGCTTGCTCCAGACGTGATGAAGAAAAGGCTGAACGGGTTGTTAGAGGGTTGCATGGAAGGAAGAACCATGTATGTGATACCTTTTTGTATGGGGCCAGTAGGATCTCCGTATTCTAAGTATGGCGTTCAAATTACTGATTCGCCATACGTCGTTGCGAACATGAAGATTATGACTCGAATAGGGACGAAGATACTTAACCTCATAACTGAGGATCAATTTTATCTCCGTTGTTTGCACTCAGTGGGGATGCCTCTGAAGCCGGGACAGGCGGACATTCCTTGGCCGTGCAATCCGGACAACACGGTTATTGCGCACTTCCCGGACGAGCCGATGGTTATTTCGTATGGGTCTGGGTACGGAGGCAACGCGTTGCTTGGGAAGAAGTGCTACGCGCTTCGCATTGCATCGGTGCTGGCTCGAAAGGAGGGCTGGTTGGCGGAGCATATGTTGATACTTGGCATTACTTCGCCGGAAGGGAAGAAGTACTATATCTGTGCCGCGTTTCCGAGCGCGTGTGGGAAGACCAATTTGGCGATGTTGGTACCTACGTTACCAGGGTGGACGGTTCGGTGCGTGGGCGACGACATCGCGTGGATGCACATAGGGAATGATGGGCAACTGCGAGCGATCAACCCTGAGGCAGGGTTTTTCGGCGTGGCGCCGGGCACGTCGGAGCTGTCGAATCCGTCGGCGATGCGTACGATACAGAAGAACACGATATTTACGAATGTGGCACTGACGCCGGACGGAGACGTATGGTGGGAGGGCATGACAAAACAAATACCGGAGGTATTGACGGATTGGACGGGGAACACGTGGACGCCGGACTGTGGTCGAAAGGCGGCGCACCCGAATTCTCGATATACGGCGCCGGCGTATCAATGTCCTGTGATAGATCCTGAATGGGAGAACCCCAACGGGGTGCCTATTTGCGCGCTGCTATTCGGAGGGCGTCGCGAGCACCTTTTACCGTTGATTATGGAAGCTTATATTTGGGAACAGGGCGTGCTGATGGCATCCGTTATTTCGAGTGAGCAGACGGCAGCGGCGGAGGGAACGCAGGGACAAATCCGACGGGATCCGTTCGCGATGTTGCCGTTCTGCGGCTACAACATGGGTGACTACTTCAATCATTGGGTTGACTTCCGGAAGAACCTTGGGTACTTGAGTCCGAAGATATTTTACGTAAATTGGTTCCGTAAGGAGGGGGATTCCTATTTATGGCCTGGATTTGGGGAAAATTCTCGTGTGCTGAAATGGATTTGCGAGCGAGTGGACGGGGTTGGCAAGGCTAGGGCGACGCCTATAGGGTACATGCCCACGCATGATGCGCTTGATTTGGGTGGGTTGGACGTGTCCATCGAGACCATTCACAAGTTGACATATGTGGACGAGCAGGCTTGGTTGAAGGAGATACCGAGTATCCGAAGTTTCTTTGCTAAGTTTTCGGACCGCCTACCTAAGGCGTTTACGGAGATTTTAGACAATTTGGAACTGAGGTTGAAGAGAGCTACGGAGGCGCCGACGGCCGATCCGAAGTTGTTGGCGTGGGTTGAAGAAGTCCAGCGATTGTGCGAGCCGGCTAGGGTGGTGTGGTGCAATGGGACGGCGGAGGAATACAATGAGTTGTGTGACTTGCTGGTTTCGTCTGGTACATTTACGAGGCTGAACGAAAAGCTGCGCCCGCATTCTTTCTTAGCGAGGACGAACCCGTTGGATGCTAGAAGGGAGGTCGAGCGCAATTATCTTTGCACCCCGAACCGCGACGAGGCAGGGCCTGGGAACATTTGGGCGGATCCCAACGAAACCAAGCAGAAGTTGAGACAGCTTTTCAAGGGTTCTATGCGAGGGCGTACTATGTACGTGGTACCGTTTACGCTTGGACCGTGGGGTTCGACACATTGTCGAACTTGCGTTCAAATTACGGATTCTCCTTACGCTGTGGCGAACGTGCACCTTTTGACTCGCATGGGAACGCCGGTGTTGGACAGCATTACTGGACTCAAGCAGTACATTCAGGTGGTGCACTCGATGGGAAGGCCGTTGATTCGCGATGACGGGGTGGCGGTTCCGGATGTGAGTTGGCCGTGTGACTTGAATAACCGCTTGATAGCGCATTTTCCGCAGGAGATGAGTTGTTGGTCTTATGGCTCCAACTTTGGTTCGAACGCGTTGCCGACGCGCATATCTGTGGGGCTGCGAATATCGTCTGCGATGGGGTACAAGGAGGGTTGGTTTGCCGAGAGAATGGCCATTTTGTCGATTACGTCGCCGAATGGTCCGAAGCACCACGTTGCGTTCGCAGCGCCCAGAGGTTGCGGTAAGACGAACGTCGCGATGCTTGTTCCCGTTATTCCTGGTTGGACGGTGAGGTGTCTTTCTGATGAGCTCGCGTGGCTGTACGTTGGAGAGGACAACCGTCTTTGGGCGATAAATCCGGAGACGGGGTTGTTTGATGGGGCCATGTCCAAGTCGTATTCGACAAACAAGTCGGCGATGACTACGGTGAAGAAGAACTCCATTTTCATAAACACCGCGATGACTCTCGATGGTGATGTGTGGTGGGAGGGCATGACGCCTGAGCCTCCTTCCGAGCTGATTGATTGGACTGGGAACAGGTGGAACCCTAGTTTTGATACGCCCGCAGCTCATCCGAACGCTCGATATACGACGCACCTGTCGAATTGTCCGGTTGTGGATCCGGACTGGAACAATCCCAACGGAGTTCCTATTTCCGCGATTATATTTGGAAATCGAAGGTCGTCAGTTCTTCCTTGGGCCTGCGAGGCGCCTTCTTGGGAGCGCGGAGTGTTTTACGGTTCGATTCTTTCTTCTGAGTTTTCCGAGATTCGGCAGTCAGACCCCTCGTCGATTGGGATTAGGGACGAGAACAACCCGAACGTGCTGCGACAGCCGTTCGCTATGTATGGACACACAGGTTACAACATTTGCGATTACTTCAGCCACTGGCTATCTCTAAGGAAGCACTTGGGGTACAGCGTGCCCAAGATATTCTTCGTCAATTGGTTCCGCAAGTCCTCGGCGTCGGGGAAGATATTGTGGCCGGGGTTCAACGAGAATTCTCGGATTTTGAAATGGATTTATCAGCGGATTACCAACGAGGTGAACGCCACGAAGACGCCGATTGGTTTCGTGCCCAGTTCTTCAAGTCTCGACTTACGTGGTTTGGACATTTCCTTCGGGGACGTGCACCAGGGGCTGAAGGTGGACGAAGAGGAGCTCAGGTCTGAAGTGTCGAACATTGAGGCGTTGTACAAGAAGCTTGGGAGTCGAATGCCGAGTGGTTTGTGGACGGAGCTCAATTATCTGAAGTCAGATTTGAGGATGAAGGTTTAA